The Chitinophaga niabensis genomic interval ACACCTGCAAAGCATGGGTGGACCATTCAATTTCCTGGAATACCAAACGCGGGGCAGATATTCTATATTCATCAGGTTCAGCGACTATGGTATGCCCACTTTCAGGAGCATTTGTGGCTTCCGAAGAAAACCAAGCCAACTCCGCCAAAGTCTCTTATTGTGGAACCGGTAGTTATATCCGAAAAGATTATTCATCGTAATAGGACATATATGAACCATACTACAATACATCCTGAGGATCAGCCATATTACCTGTCTTGGGATTCTCGCCTACTTTTAAGATCATCAGACTTTGCTATTTGGAGAGTTAGTGAAAAAAGTCCATTATTTAGTCATGCGGGGAGAAATTGGGGACTTTCTTTGCTGCATGGCAGGGCAGTAGAGGAGGATCGTATTCATGCAGGAAAGTGGCTACGGGCATTTCTTTCTTCTTAAAACAGAAACTAATACCCAAAAAATCAATGCGGAAGTGTTAAGGCCAATAAACACGACAACAATTTTATCAAGAATAGTATTTCCCAATAAAATGGCTGGCCAAAAATATATTGCAATTGAAGAGGCTGTGAAATTACCTGCAATTATCCTCCCCGATACTAATAGGGAATGAGCTAACTCAGCAGAATCCTTTTCGGACCACTCTTCACCTTTTATTTCTTTGTCATATGAAGTGCTGCTACTCATTAGTTTGAAACTGCTACTGTCTTACTGGAAGTCTCTTAAAAAGGGTCCCTGGTAGTATGGTAAATCCTGCGGGGGCGATGAACAAACCTCCATATGGATGAATTTTCAATTTTCTCCTGTTTTTTGTACTCATGCCTCTCCTAATTCAGTAATTTCTTTAGATACAGAATTCTCGTCTATTTTTGTATCATTTATTTTATCTAATTCATCATAAGTTTCAGCAGTATTCTTAAATTCTTCTAACCTTGTATCCGCCTCCCTTGCGCGGCCATTATTGTTTACATCCAACTTTATTTTGTCTAAAAGGCTTTCCGTATTTTTTTTTATTGAATCGACTTCTGCTTCTGAATAGCTATTGGTACGCATTTTTCTATAAAATGTAGCTTCGCTCCATCCACAATCATTACAAATCAAAAAGCGAAGAGTGGCTGAAGCGTTCGTGACTTCTTGGTACAAGTTTGCAAGGTCAAATTTGCTCTTATTCATGTTGAATCGATTAACTATCAGATAGTAGGGGCCAAAAAGACTTTCGGCATATATAGCACTCCAACTAATCACTATTCATAAGATGCAAAAAGAACACTTTAGGGGGAACTAAGGGTGAAGGAAATTATATTTTTTTATTATTAAATTTTAACAGTAGAAAATATTGGTGAAATCCTTCATTTGTTATTATGAAGATATTCCCTGCTGGCAAAGGGTTGTGACCTAAAATTTAGAAAATCTCATATACATTAACGGCCATTTAACAGAAGGTACAAAAGATTTTTGCAACTTTTACACTCATATTGATTCTGTAATTTTCACATACACTTACTCCCACCTTTCTCCTTGTTTGGCTTAAGCTCTTTAATGCTAAACATTCATTCACCAAAACAAAAAGACAACCTTACTTAATAGGCATTTTCATACATTGCGACGACCTTTTAATTGAAACCAACATGCTTTTCACAGACGATGTAAATATTGTAGAGGGTCTTAAACAAGGAAATGAAGTAGCCTTCGACGAAATGTTCAAAAGGTATTTTGAAATTCTTTGTCTGCATGCGCATAGTGTGCTGGAAGATTCTGAAGAAGCCAAAGATTTAGTACAAGAGCTTTTTACTAAATTGTTTCGATATAACCATATTTGGACTAATGTAGTTGATCTTCGTGGTTATTTATTTCGCTGTATTCATAATAGTTGTCTCAATGCATTAAAGAAACGAAAAGTACTGTCTGAAAGAAAGCAACTATATCTGTCTGAAACTTTTGCATTTCTTAAAAATGGACAAACATCAGAAAATGAAATTCTGAGATTTGAAGAAAATGCTCTTGAATCAATTAATAATTTACTTCCTGATCTACCACCTCAACGTTTGGCCGCTATGAATTTGGTTTATGTTATTGGATCTTCTTATGAGGAAGCGGCATCTTTAATGGGAGTTAGTGAAAACACTATAAAAACACATCTTCGCTTAGGTAGAGAATATATAAGGGCTAAACTTTTGGTTCGGCTCTTAGCAATAGCCTTGATTTTGCAATATTTTGATTTTAATCATTTTTTACCGGTTCGCTACGCGATAGGCTGAACGAAATCTAATAAATCATGCTGTTATTTGACCAAAATCAAGGAATTTAACCATCCGTTATTAACTTTTTCCAATATTTCTTAATAAATATATAATTTCTAATTCACCCTTCAGTAAGCTAACAGGGTCTTTATTGCTGTATGCGTTGCAACATATATGTAAAATTCCTTTTTAACTGCCAAACTAGTCCAAAATGCAATACTACTACCTACGCTTTTCGCTATATCGAAGAACAATTTTGATTTTCGGTTTATTATTACTCTTTTTCCAAAATAGCTATGCTTTCCAGGATAGCGCCCTCGTAACATTGAATGTCTCTAATACTTCAATTGAAAGTGTTTTTAAAAACATAGAACAGCAAACAGGAGTAGTATTTGTTTATGCTGCAACTGATTTGAATGGAAAAGACCAGGTTTCAATTAAAGTTCGTAAAGTAAAGATAGGCGCTGCAGTAGATTTATTACTTAAGGGGAAGAATGTTACCTGGAAGCGGGTTAACGGGGGAATCGTAATAAGGAGGAAAGATGAAGTTTCAAACGGATCTACCATACCTTCAAATAATAATGTATTTAATGATTCATTACCTGGAGTAACCATAAAAGGTACTGTAACAGGGGAGGAGGGTGGACCTTTACCTGGTGCAACGGTTCAAGTAAGGGGAACTTCTATAGGGACCATGACTAATGCTCAGGGCCAATTTTCTCTTTCAAATGTACCTGCCAAATCTTCTATAATCATTACTTATACTGGGTTTCAAATGACCCAGATTTCTATAAGAGATCAAGAAACCTTTGTTATACGTTTAAAAAGAGCTACAACAGGCTTGGACGAGCAGGTGGTTATTGCCTATGGCACTAGTAGTAAACGAATGCTCACAGGAAGCGTAGGACGTGTAACTGCGAAGGATATAGAAAAGCAACCAGTCGGAAATCCTATAGCAGCTCTATATGCACGAGTTCCTGGTCTCGTAATAACGCAACAAACGGGTGTGCCCGGTGGTGGTTTTAAAGTAGAAATTAGAGGGCAAAATAGCCTTCGAAACAGTCCATCAGATAATGGGAACATACCTTTGTATATCATCGATGGTGTACCATTCAACTCAACATCCCTTAGCATAAATGGTATACAAAGTATTTATCCTCAGTTGTCTGTTGCTAGAGGGGCAAGTCCTTTGAATAGTATAAATCCATCAGATATTGAGTCTATAGAGGTGTTGAAAGACGCTGATGCGACTGCCATCTATGGTTCAAGGGGAGCAAATGGAGTAATATTAATCACTACAAAAAAAGGCAGGTCTGGCCAGATGCAAGTTGATGCTAATTTTTATACAGGAGCCGGTAAAGTAACCAGGATGTTGGACTTATTGAATACCCAGCAGTATTTAGAAATGAGAAAAGAAGCATTCAGTAACGATGGCGTGACTACATATCCAATTAATGCCTATGACGTCAATGGAACATGGGACCAAAATAAATATACTAATTGGCAAAAGGAGTTAATAGGCGGAACTGCCAAAACCACGGATGGACAGATTTCGGTTTCAGGAGGAACTTTAAACTCCCAGTATCGCTTTGGAGCAGGATATCATAAGGAAACAACGGTATTTCCAGGAGACTATTCAGATCAACGTTTTTCCACGCATTTTAGTTTAGTCAATACTTCTCCAAATCAAAAATTTAAAAGTCAAATTTCTGCAAATTACTCTATAGGTAACACAAATTTGCTTTCTCAGGATTTAACTGGTAGATCTCTTACTTATGTTCCGAATGCTCCGGACCTATTGGATGCAAATGGTAATTTGAATTGGCCTACTGGAGTTAGCCAAAATCCATTGCAATATACTCGTCAACCATATAATGCTAAGAGTAATAATTTATTTGCTAACTTAACAGTAAGTTACGAATTACTTAAAGGACTGATTTTAAAATCTAGCTTTGGTTATACTAATTCCACAAATAAAGAGAAAAGCAAAATACCAAAATCATCACTACTTCCCAGTATACAAGCAGTGACTCCAAATAGTACGCAGTTTGGTAATAGCTTTAATAATTCATGGTCTATTGAGCCTCAAATTACGTATCAAAAAAGGATCGACAAGCACAGAATAAATGTTTTAGTAGGTAGTGCATTTCAAGAGCAAAACTCAGAAGCTTTATCCCAAAGCGCGTCCGGGTTTGCTACTGAAGCATTAATGGATAATATAGGTGCTGTTCCTAATACAAATGTGTCTACAGCTTTTAATACCGCAAAATATCGATACAACGCAATCTTTGGCCGGTTGGCATATGATTATTCTGAAAAATACTTATTAACATTAACTGGAAGGAGAGATGGTTCAAGTCGTTTTGGGCCAGGTAAGCAATTTGCTAATTTCGGATCTATCGGTGCGGCATGGATTTTTACTAATGAGCAGTTTATTAAAAATAATCTAGGATTCTTAAGCTTTGGTAAACTGAGAGGTAGTTACGGATCTGCAGGTAGTGACCAAACACCTAACTACGGATTTTTGGATTTGTATACTACATCAACTTCATATCAGGGGATTGTTGGGTTAACTCCTAAACAATTGTTTAATCCGGATTATGCTTGGGAGATAAACAGGAAAATTGAGGGTGCATTGGAGCTTGGTTTTCTTAGAGATAGAATCTTATTTTCTGCTGCATATTATACTAACCGATCTTCTAATCAGTTAGTAGGTTATCCATTACCTCCAACAGCAGGATTTGGAAGCGTGCAATTTAATTTGGACGCAATAGTTCAGAATGTAGGATATGAGTTTGAATTAAATACGACTATT includes:
- a CDS encoding SusC/RagA family TonB-linked outer membrane protein translates to MQYYYLRFSLYRRTILIFGLLLLFFQNSYAFQDSALVTLNVSNTSIESVFKNIEQQTGVVFVYAATDLNGKDQVSIKVRKVKIGAAVDLLLKGKNVTWKRVNGGIVIRRKDEVSNGSTIPSNNNVFNDSLPGVTIKGTVTGEEGGPLPGATVQVRGTSIGTMTNAQGQFSLSNVPAKSSIIITYTGFQMTQISIRDQETFVIRLKRATTGLDEQVVIAYGTSSKRMLTGSVGRVTAKDIEKQPVGNPIAALYARVPGLVITQQTGVPGGGFKVEIRGQNSLRNSPSDNGNIPLYIIDGVPFNSTSLSINGIQSIYPQLSVARGASPLNSINPSDIESIEVLKDADATAIYGSRGANGVILITTKKGRSGQMQVDANFYTGAGKVTRMLDLLNTQQYLEMRKEAFSNDGVTTYPINAYDVNGTWDQNKYTNWQKELIGGTAKTTDGQISVSGGTLNSQYRFGAGYHKETTVFPGDYSDQRFSTHFSLVNTSPNQKFKSQISANYSIGNTNLLSQDLTGRSLTYVPNAPDLLDANGNLNWPTGVSQNPLQYTRQPYNAKSNNLFANLTVSYELLKGLILKSSFGYTNSTNKEKSKIPKSSLLPSIQAVTPNSTQFGNSFNNSWSIEPQITYQKRIDKHRINVLVGSAFQEQNSEALSQSASGFATEALMDNIGAVPNTNVSTAFNTAKYRYNAIFGRLAYDYSEKYLLTLTGRRDGSSRFGPGKQFANFGSIGAAWIFTNEQFIKNNLGFLSFGKLRGSYGSAGSDQTPNYGFLDLYTTSTSYQGIVGLTPKQLFNPDYAWEINRKIEGALELGFLRDRILFSAAYYTNRSSNQLVGYPLPPTAGFGSVQFNLDAIVQNVGYEFELNTTILDKKFFKWNTSFNLSIPKNKLVSYPNLAGSSYANTYVVGEPLGINKLYKYKGVNPQTGLHEVEDIDKNGSYNAADLQSINFLGAKYYGGLTNTIEWKGIQLDLLFQFTKQAGRNYLALFGSQPGLMFNQPIEVLNRWKNAGDITTVQKFRQTLNTEYGRYAASNASVTDASFIRLKNLSLSYNIPRHLIEKAKIKNVKISVQGQNLITITNYKGLDPESQGNVLPPLRFLTAGLQVTL
- a CDS encoding RNA polymerase sigma factor; protein product: MLFTDDVNIVEGLKQGNEVAFDEMFKRYFEILCLHAHSVLEDSEEAKDLVQELFTKLFRYNHIWTNVVDLRGYLFRCIHNSCLNALKKRKVLSERKQLYLSETFAFLKNGQTSENEILRFEENALESINNLLPDLPPQRLAAMNLVYVIGSSYEEAASLMGVSENTIKTHLRLGREYIRAKLLVRLLAIALILQYFDFNHFLPVRYAIG